The Populus trichocarpa isolate Nisqually-1 chromosome 2, P.trichocarpa_v4.1, whole genome shotgun sequence genome has a window encoding:
- the LOC7453942 gene encoding squamosa promoter-binding-like protein 7 produces MENGGNKGQENDHANLAWDIWELNTSRFDLVDSNNTTAAAGITTNTTTASVVENGSSTHPEANSAHGFLFPNRNSWLYHHNNSNSYQQLSLYAGDGSILHPDPHLMCLKLGKRHYFEDSTSNNNINPISDRHVVGGFSVGKRGKPYYTVSGGANDEPSSSSSVNVPRCQVEGCHVALVNAKGYHRRHKVCEMHSKAAKVIVLGLEQRFCQQCSRFHVVSEFDDAKRSCRRRLAGHNERRRKGSLDSVSRNASHDKLIAGRFPYIASPTGCALSLLSSKADSWVSPSDLSSRSSAALRELIAEHRAAIPARQLILEKHSHNHAMGESQPSSNFFITHQQQMLSEPHNWGRFNGTTMHVTLDLMQAPSSAFGFLSARGKNKEEGGECSQLWSTLEGAHAV; encoded by the exons atggaaaatggCGGGAACAAAGGTCAAGAAAATGATCATGCAAATCTTGCTTGGGACATATGGGAGCTTAATACTTCCAGATTTGACTTGGTTGACAGTAATAACACTACTGCTGCTGCTGGAATTACTACTAACACCACCACTGCTAGTGTGGTGGAGAACGGCAGCTCCACCCACCCAGAAGCCAATTCTGCACATGGATTCTTGTTTCCGAACCGAAACAGTTGGCTTTACCACCACAACAACAGTAACAGCTATCAGCAGCTCTCTCTCTATGCTGGAGACGGGTCCATCTTGCACCCGGACCCGCATCTAATGTGCTTAAAGCTAGGGAAGCGACACTACTTTGAAGACAGTACTAGTAATAACAATATCAACCCAATAAGTGATCGACACGTTGTTGGTGGGTTCTCTGTAGGCAAGAGAGGCAAACCCTACTACACCGTCAGTGGTGGTGCTAACGACGAACCCTCCTCTTCCTCGTCGGTGAATGTGCCGAGGTGTCAGGTGGAGGGGTGCCATGTGGCTTTGGTAAATGCTAAGGGTTATCACAGGAGGCACAAAGTATGTGAAATGCACTCAAAGGCTGCTAAAGTAATTGTTCTAGGTTTGGAGCAGCGTTTCTGTCAGCAGTGTAGCAG GTTTCATGTAGTTTCAGAATTTGATGACGCAAAGAGGAGTTGCAGGAGGAGATTGGCAGGGCacaatgaaagaagaagaaagggctCTCTAGATTCTGTTTCAAGGAATGCTTCTCATG ACAAGTTGATAGCTGGGAGATTTCCATACATAGCGTCACCGACAGGATGTGCTCTCTCTCTTCTGTCATCCAAGGCTGATTCTTGGGTTTCTCCATCTGATCTCTCCTCAAGATCAAGTGCTGCGCTACGCGAATTGATCGCAGAACACCGCGCAGCCATCCCAGCTAGGCAGCTTATCCTTGAAAAACACTCGCACAACCATGCAATGGGTGAGTCCCAACCGAGCTCCAATTTTTTCATAACCCATCAGCAACAAATGTTGTCCGAGCCGCACAATTGGGGCCGGTTCAACGGCACCACCATGCATGTGACTTTGGACCTCATGCAGGCTCCAAGCTCAGCATTCGGCTTCTTGTCCGCAAGAGGGAAGAATAAAGAAGAGGGAGGAGAGTGTTCCCAGTTATGGAGTACATTGGAAGGAGCCCATGCAGTTTAA
- the LOC7453941 gene encoding squamosa promoter-binding-like protein 8 — MLEYEWGNPSTMMLSGGDEQAATNQEVQHLNRQANIFDHYTHSFNDNHLIPQQTSSTLMFQNHPTATNSAHHSFNSLFDPRAYTGSGASSYSANDTSLLSLDSIPTITSVATATPYFLIPKGEEISRPSDLITSRIGLNLGGRTYFSSAEDDFVKRLYRRSRPLDPGSSSNALRCQAEGCNADLTHAKHYHRRHKVCEFHSKASTVIAAGLTQRFCQQCSRFHILSEFDNGKRSCRKRLADHNRRRRKSHQVNQENQRSQLENAANPSSDILTRSPLDSGAHSTSSATTVAISPPRMSLDCFKQRAYQATAPSFTSSSSPFISRG, encoded by the exons ATGTTGGAGTACGAATGGGGAAACCCATCAACAATGATGCTATCAGGAGGCGATGAACAAGCTGCGACCAACCAAGAAGTACAGCACCTAAATCGTCAAGCCAACATTTTCGATCACTACACGCACTCTTTCAACGACAACCACCTCATCCCTCAACAAACCTCTTCGACCTTAATGTTTCAGAACCACCCCACTGCCACCAACTCTGCACATCATAGTTTCAACTCTCTTTTCGACCCTCGCGCTTACACCGGTTCCGGTGCCTCCTCTTATTCCGCCAACGATACCTCCCTCCTTTCTCTTGACTCAATCCCAACAATCACATCAGTTGCAACTGCAACCCCTTATTTCCTTATACCAAAAGGCGAGGAAATTTCTCGGCCTTCTGATTTGATCACTTCAAGGATAGGACTGAATTTAGGGGGAAGAACTTATTTTTCTTCGGCTGAGGATGATTTTGTGAAGCGGCTATACCGCCGGTCTAGACCACTTGATCCCGGTTCTTCGTCAAATGCTTTAAGATGTCAAGCTGAAGGATGCAATGCTGATCTTACCCATGCTAAACACTACCATAGACGCCATAAAGTCTGTGAGTTTCACTCTAAAGCTTCTACTGTCATCGCAGCCGGGTTGACCCAGCGATTCTGCCAGCAGTGTAGCAG GTTTCATATTCTCTCGGAATTTGATAATGGAAAGCGTAGTTGCAGAAAGAGATTGGCTGATCACAATCGTCGCAGGCGAAAATCACACCAAGTTAATCAAGAAAATCAGAGATCACAGCTAGAAAATGCTGCTAATCCCTCATCTGACATTCTCACAA GGTCTCCACTTGACTCTGGTGCTCACTCTACTTCATCGGCGACTACCGTAGCGATATCGCCACCTCGAATGTCTTTGGATTGTTTCAAGCAAAGAGCATATCAAGCTACGGCTCCCTCTTTTACATCATCAAGCTCACCTTTTATCTCGAGAGGATAA